A window of the Agromyces mariniharenae genome harbors these coding sequences:
- a CDS encoding ATP-binding cassette domain-containing protein has protein sequence MRGAAHGFPIVLSDLTLEYPAHGASPAHVALHGLTLTVEPGEVLGLLGSAGSGKSTLAKVLSGAALEQVRGGDVRPVITGGEANVLGHRLRTLPKRKLHEFRFHVGYLPQDAAATLPPDRTVAEIVGEPILERDRRYNRRALATRVATMIDAVRLPLSMLDKFPYELSGGQRQRVALARALVLGPALLVADEPTAGIDLTVRDAVAQLISELRDREHGTFSALIISHDLPVLRRTADRIAVLDRGELAAIGTIDEVFHDPGHPYVMALAGALDGGHAVIDELDEGPAV, from the coding sequence ATGCGCGGAGCGGCACACGGCTTCCCGATCGTGCTGAGCGACCTCACGCTCGAGTACCCGGCCCACGGGGCGAGCCCCGCGCATGTGGCCCTGCACGGGCTCACGCTGACGGTGGAGCCGGGGGAGGTGCTCGGCCTGCTCGGCAGCGCCGGCAGCGGCAAGTCGACGCTCGCGAAGGTGCTCTCGGGCGCCGCGCTCGAGCAGGTGCGCGGCGGCGACGTGCGGCCGGTGATCACCGGCGGCGAGGCGAACGTGCTCGGCCATCGCCTGCGCACGCTGCCGAAGCGCAAACTCCACGAGTTCCGGTTCCACGTCGGCTACCTGCCGCAGGATGCCGCAGCGACGCTCCCGCCCGACCGCACGGTGGCGGAGATCGTGGGCGAGCCCATCCTCGAGCGCGACCGGCGCTACAACCGGCGCGCGCTCGCGACCCGGGTCGCGACGATGATCGACGCGGTGCGGCTCCCGCTCAGCATGCTCGACAAGTTCCCCTACGAGCTGAGCGGCGGGCAGCGCCAGCGCGTCGCCCTCGCCCGCGCGCTCGTGCTCGGGCCGGCGCTGCTCGTCGCCGACGAGCCCACCGCGGGCATCGACCTGACCGTGCGCGACGCGGTGGCCCAGCTCATCAGCGAGTTGCGCGACCGCGAGCACGGCACGTTCTCGGCGCTCATCATCAGCCACGACCTCCCGGTGCTGCGGCGCACGGCCGACCGCATCGCGGTGCTCGATCGCGGCGAGCTCGCGGCGATCGGCACGATCGACGAGGTGTTCCACGACCCGGGCCATCCGTACGTCATGGCCCTCGCGGGTGCGCTCGATGGCGGGCACGCAGTGATCGACGAGCTCGACGAGGGTCCCGCGGTATGA
- a CDS encoding dipeptide ABC transporter ATP-binding protein, translating to MSTVVDIRNLGVSFSTDAGAVKAVDDVSLSVERGEVLAIVGESGSGKTVTAKTILGLLPETATTRGAVLLSDRDGGRAQDVISLSKQKLREVRGEDVAMVFQEPSTALNPVYTVGWQIMEGLRAHGEITKKDARAKAIDILRRVGIPDPDHRIDHYPHQFSGGQKQRVVIAMALVLEPGLIVADEPTTALDVTVQAEILDLLRRVRDEFGTAIVLITHNMGVVADLADRVAVMYQGKVVEEADVKTLFAAPKHEYTKALLAAVPYVGHGTVRAAERAAERPAEWAEQTPVVEARGLEIVYPGRFGREGFRAVDGVDLVIRPGEVLGLVGESGSGKTTIGRAIAGLTKVTGGSLKVLGAEMNGIRERQFRPLRSRIGFVFQDPASSFNPLLTIAECVAEPLVIHGRAKDPGSARKRVDELLEAVQLPKAYGDRFPHELSGGQRQRASLARALALGPELLIADEPTSALDVSVQARVLELFGELQLEFGFASLFISHDLAVVDLLADRIAVLYRGRLVEEGTGVEVLGAPEDEYTQRLLASLPVPDPIAQAERREELRRLREAM from the coding sequence ATGAGCACGGTGGTCGACATCAGGAACCTCGGCGTCTCGTTCTCCACCGACGCGGGCGCCGTGAAGGCAGTCGACGACGTGTCGCTGTCGGTCGAGCGCGGCGAGGTGCTCGCCATCGTCGGCGAATCCGGCAGCGGCAAGACCGTGACGGCGAAGACGATCCTCGGCCTGCTGCCCGAGACCGCGACGACCCGGGGCGCCGTGCTGCTCTCCGACCGCGACGGCGGCCGGGCGCAGGACGTCATCAGCCTGTCGAAGCAGAAGCTCCGCGAGGTGCGTGGCGAGGACGTCGCGATGGTGTTCCAGGAGCCCTCGACGGCGCTGAACCCCGTCTACACCGTCGGCTGGCAGATCATGGAGGGCCTGCGCGCCCACGGCGAGATCACCAAGAAGGACGCGCGCGCCAAGGCGATCGACATCCTCCGCCGCGTCGGCATCCCCGACCCCGATCACCGAATCGACCACTACCCGCACCAGTTCTCGGGCGGCCAGAAGCAGCGCGTCGTCATCGCGATGGCGCTCGTGCTCGAACCGGGCCTCATCGTCGCCGACGAGCCCACGACCGCGCTCGACGTGACCGTGCAGGCCGAGATCCTCGACCTGCTGCGCCGGGTCCGCGACGAGTTCGGCACCGCTATCGTGCTCATCACCCACAACATGGGCGTCGTGGCCGACCTCGCCGACCGCGTGGCGGTCATGTACCAGGGCAAGGTCGTCGAGGAGGCCGACGTCAAGACGCTGTTCGCGGCGCCGAAGCACGAGTACACGAAGGCGCTGCTCGCGGCCGTCCCGTACGTCGGGCACGGCACCGTTCGCGCCGCCGAGCGCGCCGCCGAGCGACCGGCCGAGTGGGCCGAGCAGACGCCCGTCGTCGAGGCGCGCGGCCTCGAGATCGTCTACCCGGGCCGCTTCGGCCGCGAGGGCTTCCGTGCGGTCGACGGCGTCGACCTCGTCATCCGCCCGGGGGAGGTGCTGGGACTGGTCGGCGAGTCGGGCTCGGGCAAGACGACCATCGGCCGCGCGATCGCGGGGCTCACGAAGGTCACGGGCGGTTCGCTGAAGGTGCTCGGCGCCGAGATGAACGGCATCCGCGAGCGGCAGTTCCGCCCGCTTCGGAGCCGCATCGGGTTCGTGTTCCAGGACCCGGCGTCGAGCTTCAACCCGCTGCTCACGATCGCCGAGTGCGTGGCCGAGCCGCTCGTCATCCACGGTCGGGCGAAGGATCCCGGTTCCGCTCGCAAGCGGGTCGACGAGCTCCTCGAGGCGGTGCAGCTGCCGAAGGCGTACGGCGACCGGTTCCCGCACGAGCTCAGCGGCGGCCAGCGCCAGCGTGCGAGCTTGGCGCGGGCACTCGCCCTCGGGCCCGAGCTGCTCATCGCCGACGAGCCCACCTCGGCGCTCGACGTGTCGGTGCAGGCGCGCGTGCTCGAGCTGTTCGGCGAGCTGCAGCTCGAGTTCGGCTTCGCCTCGCTGTTCATCAGCCACGACCTGGCCGTCGTCGACCTGCTCGCCGACCGCATCGCCGTGCTCTACCGCGGTCGGCTCGTCGAGGAGGGCACCGGCGTCGAGGTCCTCGGCGCACCCGAGGACGAGTACACCCAGCGGCTCCTCGCGTCGCTGCCCGTGCCCGACCCGATCGCCCAGGCCGAACGACGAGAGGAACTCCGCCGGCTCCGGGAGGCGATGTGA
- a CDS encoding ABC transporter permease, producing the protein MTAASVTPAAPKRRLRDRLPVVHQLRQSVGLQRGMLVAGLVMMAVFIILAIFAPLLAPYGFAQRADAQGSFGTQQPPSAEHWFGTTVGGYDVLSRVIFGAQTALLVVVIAVVLSLFLGVALGLYAGYFGGWLDKTMVVVFDAIYAFPSLLLAIVLSIVISGGQSSLWGGVLAAGGSIVVVFIPQYFRVIRAETVRIKAEPFVESAKVLGASNSRIVFKHVFRNATRTLPLIITLNSAEAILTLAALGFIGFGIEPTAAADWGYDLNKAQSDVTSGIWWTATFPGLAIVLAVLGIMLVGESLNDLADPRLRSRRRVAQAAGQVAETSVVPGGALTAGPGGLTGLEDGETFDEHGIEVKQ; encoded by the coding sequence ATGACCGCGGCATCCGTCACGCCGGCCGCGCCGAAGCGGCGGCTTCGAGACCGGCTCCCGGTCGTCCATCAGCTGCGCCAGAGCGTGGGCCTCCAGCGCGGCATGCTCGTCGCCGGCCTCGTCATGATGGCAGTCTTCATCATCCTCGCGATCTTCGCGCCGCTGCTCGCGCCGTACGGCTTCGCGCAGCGCGCCGACGCACAGGGATCGTTCGGCACGCAGCAGCCGCCGTCGGCCGAGCACTGGTTCGGCACCACCGTCGGCGGCTACGACGTGCTGTCGCGCGTCATCTTCGGCGCGCAGACCGCCCTGCTCGTGGTCGTCATCGCGGTCGTGCTCTCGCTGTTCCTCGGCGTCGCGCTGGGCCTCTACGCCGGGTACTTCGGTGGCTGGCTCGACAAGACGATGGTCGTGGTCTTCGACGCGATCTACGCGTTCCCGTCGCTGCTGCTCGCCATCGTGCTGTCGATCGTGATCTCCGGCGGGCAGTCGAGCCTGTGGGGCGGCGTGCTCGCGGCCGGCGGCTCGATCGTCGTGGTCTTCATCCCGCAGTACTTCCGCGTCATCCGCGCCGAGACGGTGCGCATCAAGGCGGAGCCGTTCGTCGAATCGGCGAAGGTGCTCGGGGCATCCAACTCGCGCATCGTCTTCAAGCACGTGTTCCGCAACGCCACGCGCACGCTGCCGCTCATCATCACGCTGAACTCCGCCGAGGCGATCTTGACCCTCGCGGCGCTCGGCTTCATCGGGTTCGGCATCGAACCGACGGCCGCGGCCGACTGGGGCTACGACCTCAACAAGGCGCAGTCGGATGTCACGAGCGGCATCTGGTGGACGGCGACGTTCCCCGGCCTCGCCATCGTGCTGGCCGTGCTCGGCATCATGCTCGTGGGCGAGAGCCTCAACGACCTGGCCGACCCCCGCCTGCGCAGCCGCCGACGGGTGGCGCAGGCGGCCGGACAGGTCGCCGAGACGTCGGTGGTCCCCGGCGGCGCGCTGACCGCGGGCCCCGGCGGGCTGACCGGCCTCGAGGACGGGGAGACATTCGACGAGCACGGAATCGAGGTCAAGCAATGA
- a CDS encoding ABC transporter permease: protein MSTLDTTASTEGLPAAARPKPKSQGGGFGRYLLVRFLLIFPTIFILVTLVFFLMRTTGDPITASQGGRLGPEALAELRAAAGYDRPIFIQYFEYLGQLLTGNFGETITTNRPVLEVLATYGPATFELAFYSLIVAFVVGIPLGLLTAYYRDKPQDAVFRVFAIYWYAVPIFFAGLILKLIFSVWLHWFPVAGRASVGAELQMQALPNKTGFYTIDALMTGNPEVLGDVLSHAVLPSIALGLYTAGIFLRLVRTNVIGTLSTDYVDAARSRGVGELRLLRKHAYRPALIPIITVIGLQIALLLAGAVLTETTFEWKGLGFILVEFIENRDYVAVQGIVVMLAVIVALTNFIVDIIAAFIDPRVRY, encoded by the coding sequence ATGAGCACTCTTGACACCACGGCCTCGACGGAGGGTCTCCCCGCCGCCGCACGGCCGAAGCCGAAATCGCAAGGAGGCGGGTTCGGGCGATACCTGCTCGTCCGCTTCCTGCTGATCTTCCCGACCATCTTCATCCTGGTCACCCTGGTCTTCTTCCTGATGCGCACCACGGGCGACCCGATCACCGCATCCCAGGGCGGCCGCCTCGGGCCGGAGGCGCTCGCAGAGCTGCGCGCTGCCGCCGGATACGACCGGCCGATCTTCATCCAGTACTTCGAGTACCTCGGCCAGCTCCTCACGGGCAACTTCGGCGAGACGATCACCACGAACCGTCCCGTCCTCGAGGTGCTCGCGACCTACGGTCCGGCGACCTTCGAGCTCGCGTTCTACTCGCTCATCGTCGCGTTCGTCGTCGGCATCCCGCTCGGCCTCCTCACGGCGTACTACCGCGACAAGCCGCAGGACGCGGTCTTCCGCGTCTTCGCGATCTACTGGTACGCGGTGCCGATCTTCTTCGCCGGCCTCATCCTGAAACTCATCTTCTCGGTCTGGTTGCACTGGTTCCCCGTCGCGGGCCGCGCCAGCGTCGGCGCCGAACTGCAGATGCAGGCCCTGCCGAACAAGACCGGGTTCTACACGATCGACGCACTCATGACCGGCAACCCCGAGGTGCTCGGCGACGTGCTCTCGCACGCCGTGCTCCCGTCGATCGCGCTCGGGCTCTACACGGCGGGCATCTTCCTGCGCCTCGTGCGCACGAACGTCATCGGCACCCTCTCGACCGACTACGTCGACGCCGCACGTTCGCGTGGTGTCGGCGAGCTCCGGCTGCTCCGCAAGCACGCCTACCGGCCGGCGCTCATCCCGATCATCACCGTGATCGGCCTCCAGATCGCGCTGCTCCTCGCGGGCGCCGTGCTCACCGAGACGACCTTCGAGTGGAAGGGCCTCGGCTTCATCCTCGTCGAGTTCATCGAGAACCGGGACTACGTCGCCGTCCAGGGCATCGTCGTGATGCTCGCGGTCATCGTGGCCCTGACGAACTTCATCGTCGACATCATCGCGGCGTTCATCGACCCGAGGGTGAGGTACTGA
- a CDS encoding ABC transporter substrate-binding protein, with the protein MTSASTNRRVLVAAAGVSVAALALAGCTAGGGGSTEAAGGTLTIGTTEQITSIDPAGSYDNGSFAVMNQVYPFLMNTPYGSPDPEPDIAESAEFTAPNQYTVMLKPDLKFANGNDLTSSDVKFTFDRQLAIADENGPSALLYNLDSVDTPDDTTVVFNLKSENDQIFPQILSSPAGPIVDEDVFSADSLTSDDDIVAGNAFAGQYVITSYDFNNLVSYKANPDYQGLLGAAKTDTVNVKYYTDASNLKLDVQEGNIDVAHRTLSATDIEDLRGNDNVKVVDGPGGEIRYLVFNFNTMPFGATTPEADPAKALAVRQAIADLINRDEISEDVYKGTFTPLYSYVPEGLTGANEALKELYGDGNGAPDADKAAERLSAAGIQTPLDISIQYVAERYGPSSSDEYAVIKDNLESSGLFTVNLQSTEWVQYSEDRVADLYPAYQLGWFPDYSDADNYLSPFFLTENFLANHYDNPEVNDLILEQAVTTDPAEREALIGEIQDKVAADLSTIPYMQGAQVAVVGSDVEGAEDTLDASFKFRYAALSKG; encoded by the coding sequence ATGACATCCGCATCCACGAACCGGCGCGTGCTCGTCGCGGCAGCCGGTGTCTCGGTGGCAGCCCTCGCCCTCGCCGGTTGCACGGCAGGCGGCGGCGGAAGCACCGAGGCGGCCGGCGGCACCCTGACGATCGGCACGACCGAGCAGATCACGTCGATCGACCCCGCCGGCTCGTACGACAACGGCTCGTTCGCCGTCATGAACCAGGTGTACCCGTTCCTCATGAACACCCCGTACGGCAGCCCCGACCCCGAGCCCGACATCGCGGAGTCGGCCGAGTTCACCGCACCCAACCAGTACACGGTGATGCTCAAGCCCGACCTGAAGTTCGCGAACGGCAACGACCTCACCTCGTCCGACGTCAAGTTCACGTTCGATCGCCAGCTCGCGATCGCCGACGAGAACGGCCCGTCGGCGCTGCTCTACAACCTCGACTCGGTCGACACGCCCGACGACACGACGGTGGTCTTCAACCTGAAGTCGGAGAACGACCAGATCTTCCCGCAGATCCTGTCGAGCCCCGCCGGCCCGATCGTCGACGAGGACGTCTTCTCGGCCGACTCGCTCACCTCCGACGACGACATCGTCGCGGGCAACGCGTTCGCCGGGCAGTACGTCATCACGAGCTACGACTTCAACAACCTCGTGTCCTACAAGGCGAACCCCGACTACCAGGGCCTCCTCGGCGCCGCGAAGACCGACACGGTCAACGTGAAGTACTACACGGATGCCTCGAACCTGAAGCTCGACGTGCAGGAGGGCAACATCGACGTGGCCCACCGCACGCTCAGCGCGACGGACATCGAGGACCTCCGCGGCAACGACAACGTCAAGGTCGTCGACGGCCCCGGCGGTGAGATCCGGTACCTCGTCTTCAACTTCAACACGATGCCGTTCGGCGCCACCACGCCCGAGGCCGACCCGGCCAAGGCGCTCGCGGTCCGCCAGGCGATCGCCGACCTCATCAACCGCGACGAGATCTCGGAGGACGTCTACAAGGGCACCTTCACGCCGCTGTACTCCTACGTGCCCGAGGGCCTCACCGGTGCGAACGAGGCGCTCAAGGAGCTCTACGGCGACGGCAACGGCGCACCCGACGCCGACAAGGCGGCCGAGCGCCTCTCGGCGGCCGGCATCCAGACGCCGCTCGACATCTCGATCCAGTACGTGGCCGAGCGCTACGGACCGTCGTCGAGCGACGAGTACGCCGTCATCAAGGACAACCTCGAGTCGAGCGGCCTGTTCACCGTGAACCTGCAGTCGACCGAGTGGGTCCAGTACTCCGAGGACCGCGTCGCGGACCTGTACCCGGCCTACCAGCTGGGCTGGTTCCCCGACTACTCGGACGCCGACAACTACCTCAGCCCGTTCTTCCTCACGGAGAACTTCCTCGCGAACCACTACGACAACCCCGAGGTGAACGACCTGATCCTCGAGCAGGCCGTCACCACGGACCCTGCCGAGCGCGAGGCCCTCATCGGCGAGATCCAGGACAAGGTCGCGGCCGACCTGTCCACGATCCCGTACATGCAGGGTGCGCAGGTGGCGGTCGTCGGCTCCGACGTCGAGGGCGCCGAGGACACGCTCGACGCATCGTTCAAGTTCCGCTACGCAGCGCTCTCGAAGGGCTGA
- the dnaG gene encoding DNA primase, producing the protein MAGRIRQSDVDEVKARTNIADIVGEHVSLKSAGVGSLKGLCPFHDERSPSFHVRPQLGYYHCFGCGESGDVYTFLQRMDHVTFAEAVERLAGRIGYELHYEDGGPATDHGNRARLLAANQAAWEFFVERLSSPEAEPGRRFLGERGFDAEAARHFGVGFAPKSWDALTNHLKGRGFSTEELAAAGLVSQGDRGVYDRFRGRLIWPIRDVTGQTVGFGARRLLDDDQGPKYLNTPETAIYHKAQVLYGLDLAKRDIAKTRRVVLVEGYTDVMACHLAGVTTAIATSGTSFGVDHIKVLRRVLGDDSGVGEVVFTFDGDAAGQQAAMRAFAEEQRFAAQTYVAVAPDGLDPCDLRLARGDAAVRALVETKTPMFEFVLRHTLSRYDLETVEGRVSALRAAAPVVAEIRDPALRPGYTRELARMLGMELAEVTRAVRAAPGGGRAGGGDRGRGAPGGNGGERSNEGASGRPGGPGSQRGEPGVSSASGAPGFPGAGDGSEADAATRPFSIADLPNDPSTRLERDALQAMLQYPDAVGDDLLRHAVDSRFGNANLAVVRDGIASVLASPDAAVRVDRVVAEVPAPFAGIVRQLAVAPVPQRSEAELAAYVSGVVSALVDRELLRQKSELLGRLQRTDRNDTATYASLQRALVELEAERRALRGD; encoded by the coding sequence ATGGCGGGCCGCATTCGACAGAGCGATGTCGATGAGGTGAAGGCCCGCACGAACATCGCCGACATCGTCGGCGAGCACGTGAGCCTCAAGTCGGCGGGCGTCGGCTCGCTGAAGGGCCTCTGCCCGTTCCACGACGAACGCAGCCCGAGCTTCCACGTGCGACCGCAGCTCGGGTACTACCACTGCTTCGGATGCGGCGAGTCGGGCGACGTCTACACGTTCCTGCAGCGCATGGACCACGTCACGTTCGCCGAGGCCGTCGAACGGCTCGCCGGACGGATCGGCTACGAGCTCCACTACGAAGACGGCGGACCCGCGACCGACCACGGCAATCGGGCCCGGCTGCTCGCCGCGAACCAGGCGGCGTGGGAGTTCTTCGTCGAGCGTCTCTCGTCGCCCGAGGCCGAGCCCGGACGCCGCTTCCTCGGCGAGCGCGGCTTCGACGCCGAGGCGGCCCGCCACTTCGGGGTCGGCTTCGCGCCGAAGAGCTGGGACGCGCTCACGAACCACCTGAAGGGCCGCGGCTTCAGCACCGAGGAGCTCGCCGCCGCCGGACTCGTCTCCCAGGGCGACCGGGGCGTGTACGACCGGTTCCGCGGACGCCTGATCTGGCCGATCCGAGACGTGACGGGCCAGACGGTCGGCTTCGGCGCCCGGCGCCTGCTCGACGACGACCAGGGGCCGAAGTACCTGAACACCCCCGAGACCGCGATCTACCACAAGGCGCAGGTGCTCTACGGGCTCGACCTCGCGAAGCGCGACATCGCGAAGACCCGCCGCGTGGTGCTCGTCGAGGGCTACACCGATGTCATGGCCTGCCACCTCGCGGGCGTCACCACGGCCATCGCCACGTCGGGCACGTCGTTCGGCGTCGACCACATCAAGGTGCTGCGCCGCGTGCTCGGCGACGACTCGGGCGTCGGCGAGGTCGTGTTCACGTTCGACGGCGACGCGGCAGGTCAGCAGGCCGCCATGCGGGCCTTCGCCGAGGAGCAGCGGTTCGCCGCGCAGACCTATGTGGCCGTCGCGCCCGACGGGCTCGACCCGTGCGACCTGCGGCTCGCGCGCGGCGACGCGGCGGTCCGCGCGCTCGTCGAGACGAAGACGCCCATGTTCGAGTTCGTGCTCCGGCATACGCTCTCGCGCTACGACCTCGAGACCGTCGAGGGCCGCGTGTCGGCGCTGCGAGCGGCAGCGCCGGTCGTCGCGGAGATCCGCGACCCGGCGCTCCGTCCGGGGTACACGCGCGAGCTCGCGCGCATGCTCGGCATGGAGCTCGCCGAGGTCACGCGGGCGGTCCGCGCGGCGCCCGGCGGCGGCCGGGCGGGCGGTGGCGACCGGGGCAGGGGAGCGCCCGGCGGCAACGGCGGCGAGCGCTCGAACGAGGGTGCCTCCGGCCGGCCGGGCGGGCCCGGCAGCCAGCGCGGTGAGCCCGGCGTCTCGAGCGCATCCGGCGCGCCGGGCTTCCCGGGCGCCGGCGATGGCAGCGAGGCGGATGCCGCGACGCGCCCCTTCTCGATCGCCGACCTGCCGAACGACCCTTCGACCCGCCTCGAGCGCGACGCGCTGCAGGCGATGCTCCAGTACCCCGACGCGGTCGGCGACGACCTGCTCCGGCACGCCGTCGACAGCCGGTTCGGCAACGCCAACCTCGCCGTCGTCCGCGACGGCATCGCCTCGGTGCTGGCCTCACCCGACGCCGCCGTGCGGGTCGACCGGGTCGTGGCCGAGGTGCCGGCCCCGTTCGCCGGCATCGTGCGCCAGCTCGCCGTCGCACCCGTGCCGCAGCGCAGCGAGGCCGAGCTCGCCGCCTACGTCAGCGGCGTCGTGAGCGCGCTCGTCGACCGCGAGCTCCTCCGCCAGAAGTCCGAGCTGCTGGGCCGGCTCCAGCGCACCGACCGGAACGACACGGCGACGTACGCGAGCCTGCAGCGGGCCCTTGTCGAGCTCGAGGCCGAGCGGCGAGCACTCAGGGGGGACTGA
- a CDS encoding deoxyguanosinetriphosphate triphosphohydrolase has translation MTASRWSTPSSTRAAADVRERLFGGYDDADTERWLPEEHTSRRSDFARDRARLLHSSSLRRLAAKTQVLSPTAGLDFARNRLTHSLEVAQVGRELAASLGLDPDVVDTACLAHDLGHPPFGHNGEKALNTWAAEIGGFEGNAQTLRILTRLEPKVFGDDGRSYGLNLTRASLDASCKYPWPEATSVADPSGRAKFGFYRDDLEVFQWMRAGAPERRLCIEAQVMDLSDDIAYSVHDFEDAIVNGYVDVEALGARVDHDALVSSMHDWIGGAIPHDELIAAFDRLDSLDGWLESWSGSRREQGRLKNLTSQLIGRFAHAATDATRSAFPLASLIRFDADVVVPREIQAEIAVLKGIVAAFVMSKNTRQPIYAQQRQVLTSLADVLFASGDEHLDPGFAADWNAASDDAARKRAVVDQVASLTDQSALAWYERLCQ, from the coding sequence ATGACCGCGTCACGCTGGTCGACGCCGAGCTCGACACGAGCGGCGGCTGACGTGCGCGAGCGACTCTTCGGCGGCTACGACGACGCCGACACCGAGCGCTGGCTGCCCGAGGAGCACACGAGCCGGCGCAGCGACTTCGCGCGCGACCGCGCCCGCCTGCTCCACTCGAGCTCGCTGCGCCGCCTCGCCGCGAAGACGCAGGTGCTGAGCCCCACCGCCGGCCTCGACTTCGCGCGCAACCGGCTCACGCACTCGCTCGAGGTCGCCCAGGTCGGGCGCGAGCTCGCGGCCAGCCTCGGGCTCGATCCCGACGTCGTCGACACCGCGTGCCTCGCGCACGACCTCGGCCACCCGCCGTTCGGGCACAACGGCGAGAAGGCCCTCAACACGTGGGCGGCCGAGATCGGCGGGTTCGAGGGCAACGCGCAGACCCTGCGCATCCTGACCCGCCTCGAGCCCAAGGTCTTCGGCGACGACGGTCGCAGCTACGGACTCAACCTCACCCGCGCGAGCCTCGACGCGAGCTGCAAGTACCCGTGGCCCGAGGCGACGTCGGTCGCCGACCCGAGCGGGCGCGCGAAGTTCGGGTTCTACCGCGACGACCTCGAGGTGTTCCAGTGGATGCGCGCCGGTGCGCCCGAGCGCCGGCTCTGCATCGAGGCGCAGGTCATGGACCTGTCCGACGACATCGCGTACTCGGTGCACGACTTCGAGGACGCGATCGTGAACGGCTACGTCGACGTCGAAGCGCTCGGCGCCCGCGTCGACCACGACGCACTCGTGTCCTCGATGCACGACTGGATCGGCGGTGCCATCCCGCACGACGAGCTGATCGCCGCCTTCGACCGGCTCGACTCGCTCGACGGATGGCTCGAGTCGTGGAGCGGCAGCCGGCGCGAGCAGGGCCGGCTGAAGAACCTCACGAGCCAGCTCATCGGGCGGTTCGCGCACGCCGCCACCGACGCGACGCGGTCGGCGTTCCCGCTCGCGAGCCTGATCCGGTTCGACGCCGACGTGGTCGTGCCGCGCGAGATCCAGGCTGAGATCGCGGTGCTGAAGGGCATCGTCGCAGCGTTCGTGATGTCGAAGAACACGCGGCAGCCCATCTACGCGCAGCAGCGACAGGTGCTCACGTCGCTCGCCGACGTGCTCTTCGCCTCGGGCGACGAGCACCTCGACCCGGGTTTCGCCGCCGACTGGAACGCCGCATCCGACGACGCGGCCCGCAAGCGGGCCGTCGTCGACCAGGTCGCGAGCCTCACCGACCAGTCCGCACTCGCCTGGTACGAGCGGCTGTGCCAGTAG
- the dusB gene encoding tRNA dihydrouridine synthase DusB: MSASTTLPAGPLAIGDLALDVPVVLAPMAGITNTAFRRLCREFGAGLYVSEMITSRALVERTPESMRLITHHESETPRSIQLYGVDPKTVSEAVTMLVAEDRADHIDLNFGCPVPKVTRKGGGAALPWKSGLFRDIVEGAVKAAGEVPLTVKMRKGIDAEHLTYLEAGRIAEGAGVASIALHARTAAEFYSGEADWSAIAKLKQTVTSVPVLGNGDIWSAQDALRMVAETGCDGVVVGRGCLGRPWLFGDLAAAFRGEDRKAEPSLGDVARTFRRHAELLTEFFDSEERGCRDIRKHVAWYFKGYPVGGELRAKLATVESLAQLDDLLGTLDWSMPYPGEGAEGPRGRAGTPKNPSLPDGWLTSQELAGHDRVTLVDAELDTSGG, translated from the coding sequence ATGTCCGCTTCCACCACGCTCCCGGCCGGTCCGCTCGCGATCGGCGACCTCGCCCTCGACGTGCCCGTCGTGCTCGCCCCCATGGCCGGCATCACGAACACCGCGTTCCGGCGGCTCTGCCGCGAGTTCGGCGCGGGGCTCTACGTCAGCGAGATGATCACGTCGCGCGCGCTCGTCGAGCGCACGCCCGAGTCGATGCGGCTGATCACGCATCACGAGTCCGAGACGCCGCGATCCATCCAGCTCTACGGCGTCGACCCGAAGACCGTGTCCGAGGCGGTCACCATGCTCGTCGCCGAAGATCGGGCCGACCACATCGACCTGAACTTCGGATGCCCCGTGCCGAAGGTCACCCGCAAGGGCGGGGGAGCGGCGCTGCCCTGGAAGAGCGGGCTCTTCCGCGACATCGTCGAGGGCGCAGTGAAGGCGGCCGGCGAGGTCCCGCTCACGGTCAAGATGCGGAAGGGCATCGACGCCGAGCACCTCACCTACCTCGAGGCCGGGCGCATCGCCGAGGGCGCCGGCGTGGCATCCATCGCCCTGCACGCGCGCACCGCGGCCGAGTTCTACTCGGGCGAGGCCGACTGGTCGGCCATCGCGAAGCTCAAGCAGACCGTCACGAGCGTGCCGGTGCTCGGCAACGGCGACATCTGGTCGGCCCAAGACGCCCTGCGCATGGTCGCCGAGACCGGATGCGACGGCGTCGTCGTCGGGCGCGGCTGCCTCGGGCGTCCGTGGCTGTTCGGCGACCTCGCGGCGGCGTTCCGCGGCGAGGATCGCAAGGCGGAGCCGAGCCTGGGCGATGTCGCGCGCACGTTCCGTCGCCACGCCGAGCTGCTGACCGAGTTCTTCGACAGCGAGGAGCGCGGCTGCCGCGACATCCGCAAGCACGTCGCCTGGTACTTCAAGGGCTACCCGGTCGGCGGTGAGCTGCGCGCGAAGCTCGCCACGGTCGAGTCGCTCGCCCAGCTCGACGACCTGCTCGGCACCCTCGACTGGTCGATGCCGTACCCGGGCGAGGGCGCCGAGGGCCCGCGCGGGCGCGCCGGCACGCCGAAGAACCCGTCGCTGCCCGACGGCTGGCTCACGTCGCAGGAGCTCGCCGGGCATGACCGCGTCACGCTGGTCGACGCCGAGCTCGACACGAGCGGCGGCTGA